In one window of Acidobacteriota bacterium DNA:
- a CDS encoding MBL fold metallo-hydrolase, translated as MSKVFPALIAMALSLAGCAANEQSPVSEEAATPDRPLEIYWVDVDGGAATLIVTPGGESVLVDAGEDRDSHADRIHRVASQVAGLTRIDHFVATHWHGDHYAGATRVHQRIPIRNFYDRGFPSESDYAAKGDLKRAREGIAKYRETTRGGSRTLKPGDEITLRQSAGLPNVGLYCLASAGEFLPATGNFTRNPFCAARTSKPPDETDNGQSLVLLLSYGDFSFLDTGDLTWELEAELVCPVNRVGRVDLFQISHHGLDSSNNPVLIESIRPRVVVVNNAPKKGAEPETMKTLMGVEGIETIWQVHRNLRTGPELNTPPRFIANAEGTAGEFIKATVRADGTFSVQIGKEGTLESYAGNSSKAASAENQG; from the coding sequence ATGTCGAAGGTATTTCCGGCTCTCATTGCGATGGCTCTGTCCCTAGCGGGATGCGCCGCCAATGAGCAGTCCCCTGTTTCCGAAGAAGCCGCCACGCCGGATCGCCCCCTGGAAATCTACTGGGTGGATGTCGACGGGGGAGCCGCCACACTGATCGTCACTCCCGGCGGCGAGTCCGTCCTGGTGGATGCCGGAGAGGACAGAGATAGCCACGCCGACAGGATCCATCGGGTGGCCAGCCAGGTCGCCGGCCTGACACGGATCGACCATTTCGTGGCTACTCACTGGCATGGAGATCATTACGCCGGAGCGACCCGGGTGCACCAGCGGATCCCCATCAGGAACTTCTATGATCGGGGGTTTCCCAGCGAAAGCGACTATGCCGCCAAGGGCGATTTGAAGCGGGCAAGGGAGGGGATCGCCAAGTATCGGGAAACCACCCGGGGTGGTTCCCGGACGCTCAAGCCCGGCGATGAGATTACACTGAGGCAGTCAGCGGGACTGCCGAACGTGGGGCTGTACTGCCTGGCCTCCGCCGGAGAGTTTCTGCCGGCAACCGGAAACTTCACGCGCAATCCGTTTTGCGCTGCAAGGACGTCCAAACCACCGGATGAAACCGACAATGGCCAGAGCCTGGTGTTGTTGTTGAGCTACGGCGACTTTTCGTTCCTGGACACGGGAGACCTGACCTGGGAGTTGGAAGCCGAGCTGGTCTGTCCGGTGAACCGGGTCGGCAGGGTGGATCTCTTTCAGATCAGCCACCACGGACTGGACTCCAGCAATAATCCGGTCCTGATTGAAAGCATTCGGCCGCGGGTCGTAGTCGTCAACAACGCTCCCAAAAAGGGGGCGGAGCCCGAGACCATGAAAACCCTGATGGGGGTGGAGGGGATCGAAACCATCTGGCAGGTTCATCGCAACCTTCGGACCGGTCCCGAGTTGAATACCCCGCCGCGGTTCATTGCCAACGCCGAGGGGACGGCCGGCGAGTTCATCAAGGCCACGGTCCGGGCGGATGGGACCTTTTCGGTGCAGATCGGCAAGGAAGGCACCCTCGAGAGCTACGCCGGAAATTCCTCAAAAGCAGCATCGGCCGAGAATCAGGGTTGA
- a CDS encoding DUF1501 domain-containing protein: MSNQHRNGTTDPHEISRRWFLAQCGVGLGSVALGHLLGEAGLAAARQQRSDPLVPKAPHYAPKAKNVIFLFMAGAPSHLELLDHKPELTRFDGTMPPAELLEGYRAAFIDPHSTLLGPKFKYSRHGQSGAEISEVLPHLGTVADDIAIVKSMTTDAFNHAPGQILMNTGSQQFGRPSLGSWVTYGLGSESRDLPAFVVFSSGSKGPSGGNACWGSGFLPTVHQGVTFRSAGEPVLYLSNPKGVDSGLQKASLDAVRDLNRMRLQAIGDPEIATRINSFEMAFRMQSSVPDLMDISTEPQSILDLYGAEPGKSSYANNCLLARRLVERGVRFVQLFHESWDQHANLTKRIHENCRDTDQPSAALIKDLKQRGLLDETLVLWGGEFGRTPMVQGPETDGRDHHPNAFAMWLAGGGVRPGTTLGVTDDLGFNVVKDKVHVHDLHATILHLLGFDHTRLIHRFQGRDFRLTDVHGNVVRQLLA; the protein is encoded by the coding sequence ATGAGCAATCAGCATAGAAACGGAACTACGGATCCCCATGAGATCTCCCGTCGCTGGTTTCTGGCCCAGTGCGGTGTCGGACTGGGGTCGGTGGCCTTGGGCCACCTGCTGGGAGAAGCCGGCCTGGCCGCTGCCCGGCAGCAGCGCAGTGATCCTCTGGTTCCCAAGGCGCCCCACTACGCGCCCAAGGCCAAGAACGTCATCTTTCTCTTCATGGCGGGGGCCCCCAGCCACCTGGAACTGCTGGATCACAAGCCCGAGCTGACCCGGTTCGACGGGACCATGCCGCCCGCCGAGCTGCTCGAGGGGTATCGGGCGGCCTTCATCGACCCCCATTCCACGCTGCTGGGACCCAAGTTCAAGTACAGCCGCCACGGCCAAAGCGGTGCCGAGATATCGGAGGTGCTGCCCCACCTCGGCACTGTCGCCGACGACATTGCCATTGTAAAGTCCATGACCACCGACGCCTTCAACCACGCTCCCGGCCAGATTCTGATGAACACCGGATCCCAGCAGTTCGGCCGGCCCAGCCTGGGGTCCTGGGTCACCTACGGCCTGGGCAGCGAGTCCCGGGACCTGCCTGCCTTCGTGGTCTTCAGCTCGGGCAGCAAGGGACCCAGCGGTGGCAACGCCTGCTGGGGGAGCGGCTTCTTGCCCACCGTCCACCAGGGCGTGACTTTCCGCAGCGCCGGAGAACCCGTCCTCTATCTTTCCAACCCGAAGGGTGTCGATTCCGGCCTTCAGAAGGCGTCGCTGGACGCGGTTCGGGACCTGAACCGTATGCGGCTGCAGGCGATCGGGGACCCTGAAATCGCCACGCGCATCAACTCCTTCGAGATGGCCTTTCGCATGCAGTCCAGCGTGCCCGATCTCATGGATATCTCCACCGAACCCCAATCCATCCTGGATCTCTACGGGGCGGAACCCGGGAAGTCCTCCTACGCCAACAACTGCCTGCTGGCCAGGCGCCTGGTGGAGAGAGGCGTCCGTTTCGTGCAGCTCTTCCATGAATCCTGGGACCAGCACGCCAACCTTACCAAGCGCATTCATGAGAACTGCCGGGACACCGATCAACCCTCGGCGGCGCTGATCAAGGATCTCAAGCAACGGGGGTTGCTGGATGAGACCCTGGTGCTGTGGGGAGGCGAGTTCGGTCGCACGCCCATGGTGCAGGGACCGGAAACCGACGGCCGCGACCACCATCCCAACGCTTTCGCCATGTGGCTGGCCGGCGGGGGCGTCCGCCCCGGCACCACCTTGGGAGTGACCGACGACCTGGGCTTCAACGTGGTAAAAGACAAGGTCCACGTGCACGACCTGCACGCCACCATTCTCCATCTGCTCGGTTTCGACCACACCCGGCTGATCCATCGTTTCCAGGGTCGGGACTTCCGGCTGACGGATGTGCACGGGAATGTGGTAAGGCAGCTCCTGGCCTAG